A region of Nocardioides alkalitolerans DNA encodes the following proteins:
- a CDS encoding TetR/AcrR family transcriptional regulator, with the protein MSAPQVADAATDPAAEPAPGRVPQGERTRAMRARLLEACVDVLVERGWAGTSTTVVSQRAGVSRGAQLHHFPSKTDLVVAAVEHLAAVRRDELTTVVAALPEESRSTRAVLGLLAELFTGPVFAAALELWVAARSDAPLLEVVTPFERHLGRETHRLTVELLGADEEQPGVRELVQATLDLLRGLGLAQTLGDDTARRARILDQWALTLDAALARTDPQEHR; encoded by the coding sequence ATGTCCGCCCCCCAGGTCGCCGACGCGGCCACCGACCCGGCCGCCGAACCCGCGCCCGGCCGCGTGCCGCAGGGCGAGCGCACGCGGGCGATGCGCGCGCGGCTCCTCGAGGCCTGCGTGGACGTGCTCGTCGAGCGCGGCTGGGCCGGTACGTCGACGACCGTCGTCTCCCAGCGCGCGGGCGTCAGCCGGGGAGCGCAGCTCCACCACTTCCCGTCGAAGACCGACCTGGTGGTGGCGGCGGTCGAGCACCTGGCGGCGGTACGACGCGACGAGCTCACCACCGTCGTCGCGGCCCTCCCGGAGGAGTCGCGGAGCACGCGCGCGGTGCTCGGCCTCCTCGCCGAGCTGTTCACGGGTCCCGTGTTCGCGGCCGCCCTCGAGCTCTGGGTCGCCGCGCGGAGCGACGCGCCGCTGCTCGAGGTGGTGACCCCGTTCGAGCGTCACCTCGGCCGGGAGACGCACCGCCTCACCGTCGAGCTGCTCGGCGCCGACGAGGAACAGCCGGGCGTCCGTGAGCTGGTGCAGGCCACCCTCGACCTCCTGCGCGGCCTCGGCCTCGCACAGACGCTCGGCGACGACACGGCCCGGCGCGCCCGCATCCTCGACCAGTGGGCGCTCACCCTCGACGCCGCGCTCGCCCGCACCGATCCCCAGGAGCACCGATGA
- a CDS encoding FAD-dependent monooxygenase gives MDRRAVVSGGSVAGLTAAYWLARTGWTVTVVERASSFRDGGQNVDVRGEARAVADRMGLTAAIKEATTTEEGTRFVDEEGATVAEFPAREGEDGPTAELEVLRGDLARIVLEALPSGVEVRYGDTIAAVDDDPGAGPVQVRFASGAVAECDLVVVAEGVRSSTRALLLPADEERDALRPLDVTIVYGTIPRRDSDDRWWSWCTATGGRQVMLRPDNRGTTRAMLAYASDRHDRDDLRGADAERRDGVLRELFADAGWQAGRILEGLATSEDVYVDALAQVVLPRWSVGRVVLVGDAAWCVTPLGGGGSSLALLGGYTLAAALSRHADVGEALTEYDAWMRPVVDRTQGLPPGFPRLAYPETRLGVGAQRLAARIAGSGPVRGVAGRLAGSVATSERDLLEIA, from the coding sequence ATGGACCGTCGTGCCGTGGTCTCCGGAGGTAGCGTCGCGGGTCTCACCGCGGCGTACTGGCTCGCTCGCACCGGCTGGACCGTCACCGTCGTCGAGCGCGCGTCGTCCTTCCGGGACGGCGGGCAGAACGTCGACGTCCGGGGCGAGGCGCGCGCCGTCGCCGATCGGATGGGCCTCACCGCGGCGATCAAGGAGGCGACCACCACCGAGGAGGGCACCCGCTTCGTCGACGAGGAGGGGGCGACCGTCGCGGAGTTCCCGGCGCGGGAGGGCGAGGACGGGCCGACCGCCGAGCTGGAGGTGCTGCGCGGCGACCTCGCCCGCATCGTGCTGGAGGCGCTGCCGTCGGGCGTCGAGGTGCGGTACGGCGACACGATCGCCGCCGTCGACGACGATCCCGGTGCGGGCCCGGTGCAGGTGCGGTTCGCGTCGGGCGCCGTCGCGGAGTGCGACCTGGTCGTCGTCGCCGAGGGGGTGCGGTCCTCGACGCGGGCGCTCTTGCTCCCCGCCGACGAGGAGCGCGACGCGCTGCGGCCGCTCGACGTGACCATCGTCTACGGCACGATCCCGCGGCGTGACTCCGACGACCGGTGGTGGAGCTGGTGCACGGCCACGGGCGGCCGCCAGGTCATGCTGCGCCCCGACAACCGGGGCACGACGCGGGCGATGCTCGCCTACGCCAGCGACCGCCACGACCGCGACGACCTCCGCGGTGCCGACGCGGAGCGGCGCGACGGCGTGCTCCGGGAGCTCTTCGCCGACGCCGGGTGGCAGGCGGGGCGGATCCTGGAGGGGCTCGCGACCTCGGAGGACGTGTACGTCGATGCCCTCGCCCAGGTCGTCCTCCCGCGCTGGTCGGTCGGGCGCGTCGTGCTCGTCGGCGACGCCGCCTGGTGCGTGACGCCGCTCGGGGGCGGTGGCTCGTCGCTGGCGCTGCTCGGCGGCTACACCCTCGCCGCCGCCCTCTCCCGCCACGCGGACGTGGGGGAGGCGCTGACGGAGTACGACGCGTGGATGCGACCCGTGGTCGACCGCACCCAGGGCCTGCCGCCCGGCTTCCCGCGCCTGGCCTACCCGGAGACGCGCCTCGGCGTGGGCGCCCAGCGCCTCGCGGCCCGCATCGCCGGCAGCGGACCCGTCCGTGGGGTGGCGGGACGCCTCGCCGGATCGGTCGCGACGTCGGAGCGGGACCTGCTCGAGATTGCCTAG
- a CDS encoding SDR family oxidoreductase has translation MTKTILITGASSGLGAEMARQFAALGHDLALCARRLDRLEELRAEITAAHPARRVEVRELDVTDDEAVHRVVADLAATFGHLDRVIVNAGLGKGAPLGTGKHHANRQTAVTNFLGALAQTDAALEVFRAQGAGHLVMISSMAAMRGMPGSTTTYAATKAGVAHLAEGVRADVHGTPIKVTVLYPGFIASEMNDGTGGNPPMLVSTEKGVRAMVTAIEKEKDSACVPPLPWAPLSVVMRHAPLPLFRKLV, from the coding sequence ATGACGAAGACGATCCTCATCACGGGCGCCAGCTCGGGACTCGGCGCCGAGATGGCGCGCCAGTTCGCCGCGCTCGGTCACGACCTCGCGCTCTGCGCCCGTCGCCTCGACCGCCTCGAGGAGCTGCGGGCGGAGATCACGGCCGCCCACCCCGCCCGCCGCGTCGAGGTCCGCGAGCTCGACGTCACCGACGACGAGGCCGTCCACCGGGTCGTCGCCGACCTCGCCGCCACCTTCGGCCACCTCGACCGCGTGATCGTCAACGCCGGCCTCGGCAAGGGTGCGCCGCTCGGCACGGGCAAGCACCACGCCAACCGCCAGACCGCGGTCACCAACTTCCTCGGCGCACTGGCCCAGACCGACGCGGCGCTCGAGGTCTTCCGCGCCCAGGGCGCGGGCCACCTCGTGATGATCTCCTCGATGGCGGCGATGCGCGGGATGCCGGGGTCGACGACGACGTACGCCGCGACGAAGGCCGGCGTCGCCCACCTCGCCGAGGGCGTCCGCGCCGACGTGCACGGGACGCCGATCAAGGTGACGGTGCTCTACCCCGGTTTCATCGCCTCCGAGATGAACGACGGCACCGGCGGCAACCCGCCGATGCTGGTCTCGACCGAGAAGGGCGTGCGGGCGATGGTCACCGCGATCGAGAAGGAGAAGGACTCGGCCTGCGTGCCCCCGCTGCCCTGGGCGCCCCTGAGCGTCGTGATGAGGCACGCGCCGCTGCCGCTCTTCCGCAAGCTGGTCTGA
- a CDS encoding NAD(P)-dependent alcohol dehydrogenase yields MRAVVFDQYKTTPSLREVDKPTPGPGEVLLKVAGAGACHSDIAVYREFDEAFGPAQLKPSFVLGHESSGWVEALGDGVRGIEPGEAFLVYGPMGCGRCRACSRGQDTYCENAASMPHLAAGLGRDGGMAEYVAVPARNLVPLGDADPVAAAPLSDAGLTPYHAIKKSLPALAGGGRTALVIGLGGLGQIAVQILRALTGATVIATDTKPEAMRKAEANGAVTVPGGEGQAAAIREITDGRGVDAVFDLVGATPTIELAMSVVALRGRVTVVGIANGTFEWNFYKVPYEVELTSTYWGTIEELHEVVDLYRAGQITPEVEVYALDDALEAYRALEAGELSSRAVVAPHGRG; encoded by the coding sequence ATGCGAGCCGTGGTTTTCGACCAGTACAAGACGACGCCCAGCCTGCGCGAGGTCGACAAGCCGACGCCGGGGCCGGGAGAGGTGCTGCTGAAGGTGGCGGGTGCGGGGGCCTGCCACTCCGACATCGCGGTCTACCGGGAGTTCGACGAGGCTTTCGGCCCGGCGCAGCTCAAGCCGTCGTTCGTGCTCGGCCACGAGAGCTCGGGATGGGTGGAGGCGCTCGGCGACGGGGTCAGGGGGATCGAGCCCGGGGAGGCCTTCCTCGTCTACGGCCCGATGGGGTGCGGGCGCTGTCGTGCCTGCTCCCGCGGCCAGGACACCTACTGCGAGAACGCCGCCTCCATGCCGCACCTGGCGGCCGGCCTCGGACGCGACGGCGGGATGGCGGAGTACGTCGCGGTCCCGGCCCGCAACCTCGTGCCGCTCGGCGACGCCGACCCCGTCGCGGCCGCGCCGCTGTCGGACGCCGGCCTGACGCCGTACCACGCGATCAAGAAGTCGCTGCCCGCCCTCGCCGGTGGCGGCCGTACGGCGCTGGTCATCGGCCTCGGCGGACTCGGCCAGATCGCCGTGCAGATCCTCCGGGCGCTCACCGGTGCCACCGTCATCGCCACCGACACCAAGCCCGAGGCGATGCGGAAGGCCGAGGCCAACGGTGCGGTGACGGTCCCCGGCGGCGAGGGCCAGGCCGCGGCGATCCGGGAGATCACGGATGGCCGCGGCGTGGACGCCGTCTTCGACCTCGTCGGCGCGACGCCCACGATCGAGCTCGCGATGAGCGTGGTGGCGCTGCGCGGCCGGGTGACGGTCGTCGGCATCGCCAACGGCACCTTCGAGTGGAACTTCTACAAGGTGCCCTACGAGGTCGAGCTGACGAGCACCTACTGGGGCACGATCGAGGAGCTGCACGAGGTCGTGGACCTCTACCGCGCCGGGCAGATCACGCCCGAGGTGGAGGTCTACGCGCTCGACGACGCGCTCGAGGCCTACCGCGCGCTCGAGGCCGGCGAGCTCTCCAGCCGCGCCGTCGTCGCCCCGCACGGGCGGGGCTGA
- a CDS encoding histidine phosphatase family protein produces MGTLLLVRHGQSSWGGAEDGTDEETLTPLGWEQSRLLGAALAARGVAPDLVVHAGRRMHRETVEALTVTGAWGARTTVDERWADYDHGEVLRAHLPTMVGGGDPDPQQFQQWLQMAMMRWTSGDHDDYAESFAAFTRRTQAALSDAADRVGRTGTIVVVTSGGPVAWLTAAMVGLWDPASDPAELAGPWTRLTPVVVNTSLTKVTVGLRGVRLVSFNEHSHLETGPAPVC; encoded by the coding sequence ATGGGCACGCTGCTGCTCGTGCGCCACGGCCAGTCCTCCTGGGGCGGGGCCGAGGACGGGACCGACGAGGAGACGCTGACGCCGCTCGGCTGGGAGCAGAGCCGGTTGCTCGGCGCCGCCCTCGCCGCGCGGGGCGTCGCGCCGGACCTCGTCGTCCACGCCGGCCGTCGGATGCACCGCGAGACCGTCGAGGCCCTCACCGTGACGGGTGCCTGGGGCGCCCGGACCACCGTCGACGAACGCTGGGCCGACTACGACCACGGCGAGGTGCTCCGCGCCCACCTGCCCACGATGGTCGGCGGCGGCGACCCCGACCCGCAGCAGTTCCAGCAGTGGCTGCAGATGGCGATGATGCGCTGGACCAGCGGCGACCACGACGACTACGCCGAGTCGTTCGCGGCGTTCACGCGCCGTACGCAGGCCGCCCTCTCCGACGCCGCCGACCGCGTCGGACGCACCGGCACGATCGTCGTCGTCACCTCCGGCGGACCCGTCGCGTGGCTGACCGCGGCGATGGTCGGCCTGTGGGACCCCGCATCCGACCCGGCCGAGCTCGCGGGCCCCTGGACGCGGCTGACCCCGGTCGTCGTCAACACGTCGCTCACCAAGGTCACGGTCGGGCTCCGCGGCGTGCGGCTCGTGTCGTTCAACGAGCACAGCCACCTCGAGACCGGCCCCGCGCCCGTCTGCTGA
- a CDS encoding phosphotransferase family protein, whose amino-acid sequence MRDEDAIDVVALDAWLRAHAPAEDLPPGLPEVRQFPGGASNLTYALRYGSGGEARDLVLRRPPHGARGGSAHDMGREFDIQRSLRPAFDLVPRMVAHAGDSSVLGADFYVMERVAGTILRGELDPDLAAVARPADLDGLCARLVDVLGRLHDVDVVAHDLERFGRGGDSVARQVAGWTRRLEAARTPDVPDFSAVTAWLAAEQPADVGSCLVHNDVRFDNLVLAGGPGSGTPWEVVGVLDWELATVGDPLAELGSALAYWVQADDEPVFRSARRQPTHLEGMWTRQQVVQTYAAARGLDVDADAWRFYEVFGLFRLAVIAQQIWARYVAGATTNPAFAGLGAMVGLLARRCRTVIDDGPIGWVS is encoded by the coding sequence GTGCGTGACGAGGACGCGATCGACGTCGTCGCGCTCGACGCCTGGCTGCGCGCGCACGCGCCGGCGGAGGACCTCCCGCCCGGCCTGCCCGAGGTGCGCCAGTTCCCCGGAGGCGCGTCCAACCTCACCTACGCCCTCCGGTACGGCTCCGGGGGTGAGGCGCGCGACCTCGTGCTGCGTCGCCCGCCGCACGGCGCCCGCGGCGGCAGCGCCCACGACATGGGTCGTGAGTTCGACATCCAGCGCTCCCTCCGCCCGGCGTTCGACCTCGTGCCGAGGATGGTGGCTCACGCCGGTGACAGTTCTGTGCTGGGCGCCGACTTCTACGTGATGGAGCGTGTCGCGGGCACCATCCTGCGCGGCGAGCTCGACCCCGACCTGGCAGCGGTGGCCCGTCCCGCGGACCTCGACGGCCTCTGCGCGCGCCTCGTCGACGTGCTCGGCCGTCTCCACGACGTGGACGTCGTGGCGCACGACCTCGAGCGCTTCGGCCGCGGCGGGGACTCGGTCGCCCGCCAGGTCGCCGGCTGGACCCGCCGGCTCGAGGCGGCCCGGACCCCCGACGTACCCGACTTCTCCGCCGTCACCGCCTGGCTCGCGGCCGAGCAGCCCGCCGACGTGGGCTCCTGCCTCGTCCACAACGACGTCCGGTTCGACAACCTCGTGCTCGCCGGCGGCCCCGGCTCGGGCACGCCGTGGGAGGTCGTCGGGGTGCTCGACTGGGAGCTCGCGACCGTCGGCGACCCGCTCGCCGAGCTCGGCAGCGCGCTGGCCTACTGGGTGCAGGCCGACGACGAGCCCGTCTTCCGCTCCGCCCGCCGGCAGCCCACCCACCTCGAGGGGATGTGGACGCGGCAGCAGGTCGTCCAGACGTACGCCGCGGCGCGCGGCCTCGACGTCGACGCGGACGCCTGGCGGTTCTACGAGGTCTTCGGCCTGTTCCGGCTGGCGGTGATCGCGCAGCAGATCTGGGCGCGGTACGTCGCGGGTGCCACCACCAACCCCGCCTTCGCGGGCCTCGGCGCCATGGTCGGGCTGCTCGCCCGGCGCTGCCGCACGGTGATCGACGACGGCCCGATCGGGTGGGTGTCCTGA
- a CDS encoding penicillin-binding transpeptidase domain-containing protein: MTGGARGRTARALAGTVATLVAGSLLVACSDDGDREEAERAVTSLREGLVAGDLADVPLTGATPEEATAELETVVAGLGDVDPQVTTGDVTVDGDTGTATLDWVWQLGEQTWSHTSTVALRSEGDDWQVVWSPTVVESSLAEGEVLRADTTAAVRGDVLAGDGEPIVTLRDVVRFGIDKSRIDAATAQASARTLAETLGIDADAFVQRVAAAGERAYVEALVVRADEADLNLLGGTPGVAAIPDQVPLAPTRGFAAPILGSVGEATAEIVEESDGAIRAGDVVGLGGLQRRYDADLRGTDGLRVVVVPAEGSDAEPRELHATEAVAGSPLATTLDIDLQGLAEGLLADVGPASAIVAVRPSDGALLAAANGPGTGGQNAATFGQYAPGSTFKVVTSLALLRAGVGPDDTVACPAQVTVDGRVFENYDDYPASGIGEITLREAVANSCNTAFIGSADALPEGALAEAAAALGLGVDQDLGFPAYFGQVPAPEGATEAAAETIGQGRVLASPMAMATVAASVAAGRAVLPTLLPDHTAEAVPAGTPLTADEAAALQELMRAVVTDGSGRLLADLPGAPVGAKTGTAEFGTANPPATHAWMIATQGDLAVAVFVEEGASGSGTAGPILRSFLAGAA, encoded by the coding sequence ATGACGGGTGGCGCTCGGGGCCGCACAGCGCGCGCGCTGGCGGGGACGGTGGCGACGCTCGTCGCCGGGTCGCTGCTGGTGGCGTGCTCCGACGACGGCGACCGCGAGGAGGCGGAGCGCGCGGTCACGAGCCTGCGCGAGGGCCTGGTCGCGGGCGACCTCGCCGACGTGCCCCTGACCGGCGCCACCCCCGAGGAGGCGACGGCGGAGCTGGAGACGGTCGTCGCGGGGCTCGGCGACGTCGACCCGCAGGTCACGACGGGTGACGTCACGGTCGACGGCGACACCGGCACCGCCACGCTCGACTGGGTCTGGCAGCTCGGCGAACAGACCTGGAGCCACACGTCGACCGTCGCGCTGCGCAGCGAGGGCGACGACTGGCAGGTCGTCTGGTCGCCGACGGTCGTCGAGTCCTCCCTCGCCGAGGGCGAGGTGCTGCGGGCCGACACGACCGCCGCCGTCCGCGGCGACGTGCTGGCGGGCGACGGCGAGCCGATCGTCACGCTGCGCGACGTCGTGCGCTTCGGCATCGACAAGTCCCGCATCGACGCGGCCACCGCGCAGGCGTCCGCGCGCACGCTGGCCGAGACGCTGGGGATCGACGCCGACGCGTTCGTGCAGCGCGTGGCGGCGGCCGGCGAGCGGGCGTACGTCGAGGCGCTCGTGGTCCGCGCCGACGAGGCCGACCTCAACCTGCTGGGCGGCACGCCGGGGGTCGCGGCGATCCCCGACCAGGTGCCGCTCGCGCCGACCCGGGGCTTCGCCGCGCCGATCCTCGGCTCGGTCGGGGAGGCCACGGCGGAGATCGTCGAGGAGTCCGACGGCGCGATCCGCGCCGGCGACGTCGTGGGCCTCGGCGGGCTCCAGCGGCGGTACGACGCGGACCTGCGCGGCACCGACGGCCTCCGGGTCGTCGTGGTCCCGGCCGAGGGGTCCGACGCCGAGCCGCGCGAGCTCCACGCGACCGAGGCCGTGGCGGGCTCCCCGCTCGCCACCACCCTCGACATCGACCTCCAGGGCCTCGCCGAGGGGCTGCTCGCCGACGTCGGTCCGGCCAGCGCGATCGTGGCCGTGCGCCCGTCCGACGGCGCCCTCCTCGCGGCGGCGAACGGGCCGGGCACGGGTGGGCAGAACGCCGCCACCTTCGGGCAGTACGCACCGGGATCGACCTTCAAGGTCGTCACCTCCCTCGCCCTCCTGCGGGCCGGGGTCGGTCCCGACGACACCGTCGCCTGCCCGGCGCAGGTCACCGTCGACGGCCGCGTGTTCGAGAACTACGACGACTACCCGGCCTCCGGCATCGGCGAGATCACGCTCCGGGAGGCCGTCGCGAACTCGTGCAACACGGCCTTCATCGGCAGTGCCGACGCGCTGCCCGAGGGGGCCCTCGCGGAGGCGGCCGCCGCGCTCGGCCTCGGCGTCGACCAGGACCTGGGCTTCCCGGCGTACTTCGGCCAGGTGCCGGCGCCCGAGGGGGCGACGGAGGCCGCGGCCGAGACCATCGGCCAGGGCCGCGTGCTCGCCTCCCCGATGGCCATGGCGACGGTCGCCGCGTCCGTCGCCGCGGGCCGCGCGGTGCTGCCGACCCTGCTCCCCGACCACACCGCCGAGGCCGTGCCGGCCGGCACGCCCCTGACCGCCGACGAGGCCGCGGCGCTGCAGGAGCTGATGCGGGCCGTCGTCACCGACGGCAGCGGCCGACTGCTCGCCGACCTGCCTGGGGCGCCGGTCGGCGCCAAGACCGGCACCGCCGAGTTCGGCACCGCGAACCCGCCGGCCACCCACGCCTGGATGATCGCCACCCAGGGCGACCTGGCGGTCGCCGTCTTCGTCGAGGAGGGCGCCTCGGGCTCGGGCACCGCCGGTCCGATCCTGCGGTCGTTCCTCGCCGGCGCGGCCTGA